A window of the Proteus terrae subsp. cibarius genome harbors these coding sequences:
- the rplO gene encoding 50S ribosomal protein L15, producing the protein MRLNTLSPAEGAKHAPKRVGRGIGSGLGKTGGRGHKGQKSRSGGGVRRGFEGGQMPLYRRLPKFGFTSRKSFVTAEIRLSDLAYVEGDVIDLNALKAANVVGPQIEFAKLILSGEVNRAVTIRGLRVTKGARAAIESAGGKIEE; encoded by the coding sequence ATGCGTTTAAATACTCTGTCTCCGGCTGAAGGTGCCAAGCATGCGCCTAAACGTGTAGGTCGTGGTATCGGTTCTGGCTTAGGTAAAACTGGCGGCCGTGGTCACAAAGGTCAGAAGTCTCGTTCTGGCGGTGGCGTACGTCGTGGTTTTGAAGGCGGCCAGATGCCTTTATATCGTCGTTTACCAAAATTTGGTTTTACTTCACGTAAATCATTCGTGACTGCGGAAATCCGTCTGTCTGATTTAGCTTACGTTGAAGGCGATGTAATCGATCTGAATGCACTGAAAGCCGCAAACGTTGTTGGCCCACAGATTGAATTTGCAAAATTAATTCTGTCTGGTGAGGTTAACCGTGCAGTGACTATTCGTGGTCTGCGTGTTACCAAAGGTGCCCGTGCAGCAATCGAATCAGCTGGCGGTAAAATTGAGGAATAA
- the rplD gene encoding 50S ribosomal protein L4, whose protein sequence is MELVMKDAQGALTVSETTFGRDFNEALVHQVVVAYAAGARQGTRAQKTRAEVSGSGKKPWRQKGTGRARSGSIKSPIWRSGGVSFAAKPQDHSQKVNKKMYRGALKSILSELVRQDRLIVVEKFSVEAPKTKLLAQKLKDMALEDVLIITADVDENLYLAARNLYKVDVRDAATIDPVSLIAFDKVVMTADAVKQVEEMLA, encoded by the coding sequence ATGGAATTGGTAATGAAAGACGCGCAAGGCGCGCTGACTGTTTCCGAAACTACCTTCGGGCGTGACTTTAACGAAGCGCTTGTGCATCAAGTAGTCGTTGCATACGCTGCTGGTGCTCGTCAAGGTACTCGTGCTCAGAAAACCCGTGCTGAAGTTTCTGGTTCAGGCAAAAAGCCTTGGAGACAGAAAGGTACAGGTCGTGCACGTTCAGGTTCAATCAAGAGCCCAATTTGGCGCTCTGGTGGTGTTAGCTTCGCAGCTAAACCACAGGACCACAGTCAAAAAGTAAACAAAAAGATGTACCGTGGTGCTCTGAAGAGCATTCTGTCTGAGCTGGTACGTCAAGATCGTCTGATCGTCGTAGAGAAGTTCTCTGTTGAAGCGCCTAAAACTAAGCTTTTAGCACAGAAACTGAAAGATATGGCTCTGGAAGATGTTCTGATCATTACAGCTGATGTAGATGAGAATCTATATTTAGCAGCACGCAACTTATATAAAGTTGACGTACGTGATGCAGCAACTATCGACCCTGTTAGCTTAATCGCCTTCGACAAAGTCGTCATGACTGCTGACGCTGTGAAGCAAGTTGAGGAGATGCTGGCATGA
- the rpmD gene encoding 50S ribosomal protein L30, protein MAKTIKITQTRSLIGRLPKHKATMTGLGLRRIGHTVEREDTPAVRGMINLVSYMVKVEE, encoded by the coding sequence ATGGCTAAGACTATTAAAATTACTCAAACACGCAGCTTAATCGGCCGTCTGCCTAAACATAAGGCAACCATGACTGGTTTAGGTCTGCGTCGCATCGGTCACACTGTAGAACGCGAAGATACACCAGCAGTTCGCGGTATGATCAACTTGGTTTCCTATATGGTTAAAGTTGAGGAGTAA
- the rplX gene encoding 50S ribosomal protein L24, translated as MAAKIRRDDEVIVLTGKDKGKRGKVKQVLSSGKVLVEGINLVKKHQKPVPALNQPGGIVEKEAFIQVSNVALFNAATGKADRVGFRFEDGKKVRFFKSNKETIK; from the coding sequence ATGGCAGCGAAAATCCGTCGTGATGACGAAGTTATCGTTCTTACTGGTAAAGATAAAGGTAAGCGCGGTAAAGTAAAACAGGTTCTTTCTTCTGGTAAAGTTCTCGTTGAAGGTATCAATCTGGTTAAAAAACATCAGAAGCCAGTTCCGGCTCTGAATCAACCAGGTGGCATCGTTGAAAAAGAAGCTTTTATTCAAGTTTCTAACGTTGCACTCTTCAATGCGGCAACTGGTAAGGCTGACCGTGTAGGTTTTAGATTCGAAGACGGTAAAAAAGTTCGTTTCTTCAAATCTAATAAAGAAACTATCAAGTAA
- the rplB gene encoding 50S ribosomal protein L2, whose protein sequence is MAIVKCKPTSPGRRHVVKVVNPELHKGKPYAPLLEKNSKSGGRNNNGRITTRHIGGGHKQAYRIVDFKRNKDGIPATVERLEYDPNRSANIALVLYADGERRYILAPKGLKAGDKVQSGVDAAIKAGNTLPMRNIPVGSTVHNVEMKPGKGGQLARSAGTYVQIVARDGAYVTIRLRSGEMRKVPSDCRATIGEVGNSEHMLRVLGKAGASRWRGIRPTVRGTAMNPVDHPHGGGEGRNFGLHPVTPWGIQTKGKKTRKNKRTEHFIVHRRTKK, encoded by the coding sequence ATGGCAATTGTTAAATGTAAACCTACGTCTCCGGGCCGTCGCCACGTAGTTAAAGTGGTAAACCCTGAGCTGCATAAAGGGAAACCTTATGCGCCATTGCTGGAAAAAAACAGCAAGTCCGGTGGTCGTAACAACAATGGTCGTATCACTACCCGTCATATCGGTGGTGGTCACAAACAGGCTTACCGTATTGTTGACTTCAAACGCAACAAAGATGGTATCCCTGCGACAGTAGAACGTCTGGAATATGATCCAAACCGTTCAGCTAACATCGCTTTAGTGCTGTATGCTGATGGTGAACGTCGCTACATTCTGGCTCCAAAAGGCCTGAAAGCGGGTGATAAAGTTCAGTCTGGCGTTGATGCTGCTATCAAAGCGGGTAACACCTTACCAATGCGTAATATCCCGGTTGGTTCTACAGTTCATAACGTAGAAATGAAACCAGGTAAAGGTGGTCAGTTAGCTCGTTCAGCTGGTACTTACGTTCAGATCGTTGCTCGTGATGGTGCTTATGTCACTATTCGTCTACGTTCTGGTGAAATGCGTAAAGTTCCTTCTGATTGCCGTGCAACTATCGGTGAAGTTGGCAACTCTGAGCACATGTTACGCGTTCTGGGTAAAGCTGGTGCAAGTCGCTGGCGTGGTATTCGTCCTACCGTTCGCGGTACTGCGATGAACCCAGTCGATCACCCACATGGTGGTGGTGAAGGTCGTAACTTTGGTTTACACCCTGTAACACCTTGGGGTATCCAAACCAAAGGTAAGAAGACTCGTAAAAACAAACGCACTGAACATTTTATCGTTCATCGTCGTACTAAGAAATAA
- the rplF gene encoding 50S ribosomal protein L6 — protein MSRVAKAPVVIPAGVEVKLNGQVITIKGKNGELTRTIHNAVEIQHADNHLTFAPRDGFADAWAQAGTTRSLLNAMVVGVTEGFTKKLQLVGVGYRASIKGNAVNLSVGFSHPVEHQLPAGITAECPTQTEIVLKGADKQVIGQVAAELRAYRRPEPYKGKGIRYADEVVRIKEAKKK, from the coding sequence ATGTCTCGTGTGGCAAAAGCACCCGTCGTCATTCCTGCCGGCGTAGAGGTTAAACTCAACGGTCAGGTAATTACGATTAAGGGTAAAAACGGCGAGCTAACTCGTACTATCCATAATGCAGTTGAAATTCAACATGCTGACAACCACTTAACTTTCGCACCTCGCGATGGTTTTGCTGATGCATGGGCACAGGCGGGTACTACTCGTTCTCTGTTAAATGCAATGGTTGTAGGTGTTACCGAAGGCTTCACTAAGAAACTGCAACTGGTAGGTGTAGGTTATCGTGCGTCTATTAAAGGCAATGCGGTTAACTTATCAGTAGGTTTTTCACATCCAGTGGAACACCAACTGCCAGCAGGCATCACTGCTGAATGTCCAACACAAACTGAAATCGTACTGAAAGGTGCGGATAAGCAAGTGATTGGCCAAGTAGCAGCTGAACTGCGTGCTTACCGTCGCCCTGAACCTTATAAAGGTAAAGGTATTCGTTACGCCGACGAAGTTGTGCGTATCAAAGAGGCTAAGAAGAAGTAA
- the rplW gene encoding 50S ribosomal protein L23, with the protein MIREERLLKVLRAPHVSEKASIAMEKSNTIVLKVAKDATKAEIKAAVQKLFEVEVESVNTLLMKGKVKRHGQRIGRRSDWKKAYVTLKEGQNLDFVGGAE; encoded by the coding sequence ATGATCCGTGAAGAACGTCTGCTGAAAGTACTGCGCGCGCCGCATGTATCTGAAAAAGCTTCTATCGCGATGGAAAAATCAAACACCATCGTTCTCAAAGTTGCTAAAGACGCGACCAAAGCAGAGATTAAAGCAGCTGTACAAAAACTGTTTGAAGTCGAAGTTGAAAGTGTTAACACTCTGCTGATGAAAGGCAAAGTGAAACGTCACGGTCAGCGTATTGGTCGTCGTAGCGACTGGAAAAAAGCTTACGTCACCCTGAAGGAAGGCCAGAATCTGGACTTCGTCGGCGGCGCTGAGTAA
- the rpsJ gene encoding 30S ribosomal protein S10, which produces MQNQRIRIRLKAFDHRLIDQSTAEIVETAKRTGAQVRGPIPLPTRKERFTVLISPHVNKDARDQYEIRTHKRLVDIVEPTEKTVDALMRLDLAAGVDVQISLG; this is translated from the coding sequence ATGCAGAACCAAAGAATCCGTATCCGCCTGAAAGCTTTTGATCATCGTCTGATTGATCAATCAACTGCGGAAATCGTAGAGACTGCTAAGCGCACTGGTGCGCAAGTTCGTGGTCCAATCCCACTGCCGACTCGCAAAGAGCGTTTCACAGTGTTGATTTCTCCGCACGTTAATAAAGATGCGCGTGATCAGTATGAAATTCGCACTCACAAACGTCTGGTTGACATCGTTGAGCCAACCGAGAAAACCGTTGATGCTCTGATGCGTCTGGATCTGGCTGCCGGCGTAGACGTGCAGATCAGCCTAGGTTAA
- the rplE gene encoding 50S ribosomal protein L5 — protein MAKLHDYYKDEVVQQLMSQFGYHSVMQVPRVEKITLNMGVGEAIVDKKLLDNAAADLAAISGQKPLITKARKSVAGFKIRQGYPIGCKVTLRGERMWEFFERLISIAVPRIRDFRGLSAKSFDGRGNYSMGVREQIIFPEIDYDKVDRVRGLDITITTTAKSDDEGRALLAAFNFPFRK, from the coding sequence ATGGCGAAACTGCATGATTACTACAAAGACGAGGTGGTCCAACAACTGATGTCTCAGTTTGGTTACCATTCTGTCATGCAAGTCCCTCGGGTCGAGAAGATCACCCTGAATATGGGTGTTGGTGAAGCGATTGTTGATAAAAAACTGCTGGATAATGCAGCAGCTGATTTAGCAGCAATCTCAGGTCAAAAACCTTTGATCACCAAAGCACGCAAATCTGTTGCAGGCTTCAAAATCCGCCAGGGCTATCCGATCGGCTGTAAAGTGACCCTGCGTGGCGAACGCATGTGGGAGTTCTTTGAACGCTTGATCTCTATTGCTGTACCTCGTATCCGTGACTTCCGTGGTTTATCCGCTAAGTCATTTGACGGTCGTGGTAACTACAGCATGGGCGTACGTGAGCAAATCATCTTCCCTGAAATCGATTACGATAAAGTGGATCGTGTTCGTGGTTTGGATATTACCATTACTACGACTGCGAAATCAGATGATGAAGGTCGCGCACTGTTAGCAGCGTTTAACTTCCCGTTCCGCAAGTAA
- the rpsN gene encoding 30S ribosomal protein S14: protein MAKKSMKARDVKRANLAEKFFAKRAELKAIVSDVNVSDEDRWNAVLKLQTMPRDSSPSRQRNRCRQTGRPHGFLRKFGLSRIKVREAAMRGEIPGLRKASW from the coding sequence ATGGCTAAGAAATCTATGAAAGCACGTGATGTAAAACGTGCGAATTTAGCTGAGAAATTCTTCGCAAAACGCGCAGAACTGAAAGCTATCGTTTCAGATGTGAACGTGTCTGACGAAGATCGTTGGAATGCTGTTCTGAAACTGCAAACTATGCCACGTGATTCAAGTCCTTCACGTCAGCGTAACCGCTGCCGTCAAACTGGACGTCCGCACGGTTTCCTGCGGAAATTTGGCCTAAGCCGTATTAAAGTCCGTGAAGCCGCTATGCGCGGTGAAATCCCGGGCCTTAGAAAGGCTAGCTGGTAA
- the rplN gene encoding 50S ribosomal protein L14, with translation MIQEQTMLNVADNSGARRVMCIKVLGGSHRRYADVGDIIKITIKEAIPRGKVKKGDVLKAVVVRTKKGVRRPDGSVIRFDSNACVLLNNNSEQVIGTRIFGPVTRELRNEKFMKIISLAPEVL, from the coding sequence ATGATCCAAGAACAGACTATGCTGAACGTGGCCGACAACTCCGGTGCACGTCGCGTAATGTGTATCAAGGTTCTAGGTGGCTCGCACCGTCGCTACGCAGATGTAGGTGACATCATCAAAATTACCATCAAGGAAGCAATTCCACGTGGTAAAGTTAAGAAAGGTGATGTACTGAAAGCGGTAGTGGTGCGCACCAAGAAGGGTGTTCGTCGCCCTGACGGTTCTGTCATTCGCTTCGATAGCAACGCTTGTGTATTGTTAAACAACAACAGCGAGCAAGTTATTGGTACGCGTATTTTTGGGCCGGTTACTCGTGAACTTCGTAATGAGAAGTTCATGAAAATAATCTCTCTGGCACCTGAAGTACTCTAA
- the rplV gene encoding 50S ribosomal protein L22 — protein METIAMHRHARSSAQKVRLVADLIRGKKVSQALEILTFTNKKAAGLVKKVLESAIANAEHNDGADIDDLKVAKIFVDEGPSMKRIMPRAKGRADRILKRTSHITVVVSDR, from the coding sequence ATGGAAACTATCGCTATGCATCGCCACGCTCGTTCTTCTGCTCAGAAGGTTCGCTTGGTAGCTGACCTGATTCGCGGTAAGAAAGTGTCGCAAGCTCTGGAAATTTTAACCTTTACCAACAAGAAAGCTGCTGGTTTAGTGAAGAAAGTACTGGAGTCTGCTATTGCTAATGCAGAACACAACGATGGCGCTGACATTGATGATCTGAAAGTAGCTAAGATCTTTGTTGACGAAGGTCCTTCTATGAAGCGCATTATGCCTCGTGCAAAAGGCCGTGCAGATCGTATTCTGAAGCGCACCAGCCACATCACTGTGGTTGTGTCTGATCGCTGA
- the rpsE gene encoding 30S ribosomal protein S5, with amino-acid sequence MAHIEKQAGELQEKLIAVNRVSKTVKGGRIFSFTALTVVGDGNGRVGFGYGKAREVPAAIQKAMEKARRNMKTVALNNGTLFHPVKGTHTGSRVFMQPAHEGTGIIAGGAMRAVLEVAGVRNVLAKTYGSTNPINVVRATLDALDSMKSPDMVAAKRGKSVEEILG; translated from the coding sequence ATGGCTCACATCGAGAAACAAGCTGGCGAACTGCAGGAAAAGCTGATCGCGGTAAACCGCGTATCTAAAACCGTTAAAGGTGGTCGTATCTTTAGCTTCACCGCTCTTACAGTAGTTGGTGATGGTAATGGCCGCGTTGGTTTCGGATATGGCAAAGCTCGCGAAGTTCCGGCAGCAATCCAGAAAGCGATGGAAAAAGCCCGTCGCAATATGAAAACCGTCGCTTTAAACAACGGCACTCTGTTCCACCCTGTTAAAGGTACTCACACAGGCTCTCGCGTATTTATGCAGCCTGCTCATGAAGGTACCGGTATCATCGCAGGTGGTGCAATGCGTGCAGTTCTAGAAGTGGCTGGCGTTCGTAACGTACTGGCTAAAACCTATGGTTCCACTAACCCGATTAACGTGGTTCGTGCAACACTGGACGCTTTAGATAGCATGAAGTCTCCAGATATGGTCGCAGCTAAGCGTGGTAAATCCGTTGAAGAAATTCTGGGGTAA
- the rpsC gene encoding 30S ribosomal protein S3, giving the protein MGQKVHPNGIRLGIVKPWNSTWYAGTNEFADNLDSDFKVRQYLTKELAKASVSRIVIERPAKSIRVTIHTARPGIVIGKKGEDVEKLRKNVADIAGVPAQINIAEVRKPELDAKLVADSITSQLERRVMFRRAMKRAVQNAMRLGAKGIKVEVSGRLGGAEIARTEWYREGRVPLHTLRADIDYNTSEAQTTYGVLGVKVWIFKGEILGGMAAVEQAEKPAAQPKKQQRKGRK; this is encoded by the coding sequence ATGGGTCAAAAAGTACATCCTAATGGTATCCGCCTTGGCATTGTCAAGCCTTGGAATTCCACATGGTATGCGGGTACCAATGAATTCGCTGACAACCTAGACAGCGACTTTAAAGTACGTCAGTACTTAACTAAAGAACTGGCTAAAGCATCTGTATCTCGTATCGTTATCGAACGTCCTGCGAAAAGCATCCGTGTGACTATTCACACTGCTCGCCCAGGCATCGTTATCGGTAAAAAAGGTGAAGATGTTGAAAAACTGCGCAAAAACGTAGCGGATATCGCTGGCGTTCCTGCGCAAATTAATATCGCCGAAGTACGTAAACCTGAACTGGACGCAAAATTAGTTGCTGACAGCATCACTTCACAGCTGGAACGTCGTGTTATGTTCCGTCGTGCTATGAAGCGTGCGGTACAGAACGCTATGCGTTTAGGCGCTAAAGGTATTAAAGTGGAAGTAAGTGGTCGCTTAGGTGGCGCTGAAATCGCTCGTACTGAATGGTATCGTGAAGGTCGTGTACCTCTGCACACTCTGCGTGCAGATATCGACTACAATACCTCAGAAGCACAAACCACTTATGGTGTGCTCGGCGTTAAGGTATGGATCTTCAAAGGTGAGATCCTGGGTGGTATGGCTGCAGTTGAACAGGCGGAGAAACCGGCTGCTCAACCTAAAAAGCAGCAGCGTAAAGGCCGCAAGTAA
- the rpsQ gene encoding 30S ribosomal protein S17, whose amino-acid sequence MTDKIRTLQGRVVSDKMEKSIVVAIDRMVKHPLYGKFIRRTTKLHVHDENNECGIGDVVEIRQTRPLSKTKSWALVRVVEKAVL is encoded by the coding sequence ATGACCGATAAAATCCGTACTCTGCAAGGTCGTGTAGTTAGTGACAAAATGGAGAAATCTATTGTCGTTGCTATCGATCGTATGGTTAAACACCCATTATATGGTAAGTTTATCCGTCGTACGACTAAACTGCATGTACATGACGAGAACAACGAATGTGGAATTGGTGACGTAGTAGAAATTCGTCAAACACGTCCACTGTCTAAGACTAAGTCTTGGGCGTTAGTTCGCGTTGTAGAAAAAGCTGTTCTGTAA
- the rpsH gene encoding 30S ribosomal protein S8, whose product MSMQDPIADMLTRIRNGQAANKVAVTMPSSKLKVAIANVLKEEGYIEDFKIEGDTKPELEITLKYFQGKAVVESIQRVSRPSLRIYKRKDELPQVMAGLGIAVVSTSKGVMTDRAARQAGLGGEIICYVA is encoded by the coding sequence ATGAGCATGCAAGATCCCATCGCGGATATGCTGACCCGTATCCGTAACGGTCAGGCCGCGAACAAAGTTGCGGTCACAATGCCTTCCTCCAAGCTGAAAGTGGCGATTGCCAACGTGCTTAAGGAAGAAGGTTATATCGAAGATTTTAAAATTGAAGGCGACACTAAGCCAGAACTGGAAATCACTTTAAAATATTTCCAAGGTAAGGCTGTAGTAGAAAGCATTCAGCGCGTAAGCCGTCCAAGTCTGCGCATCTATAAAAGAAAAGATGAGCTGCCACAAGTTATGGCAGGACTGGGCATCGCTGTTGTTTCTACCTCAAAAGGTGTTATGACTGATCGTGCAGCTCGCCAAGCAGGTCTTGGTGGCGAGATTATCTGCTACGTAGCTTAA
- the rplR gene encoding 50S ribosomal protein L18, producing MDKKAARIRRATRARRKLQELGATRLVVHRTPRHIYAQVIAPNGSETLVAASTTEKAIIEQLKNTGNKEAAAVIGKIVAERALEKGIKVVSFDRSGFQYHGRVQALADAAREAGLQF from the coding sequence ATGGATAAGAAAGCAGCTCGTATCCGTCGTGCGACCCGCGCACGCCGTAAGCTCCAGGAATTGGGTGCGACTCGCCTGGTGGTACACCGTACCCCTCGCCATATTTATGCGCAGGTTATTGCACCAAACGGTTCTGAAACTTTGGTGGCCGCTTCTACTACAGAAAAAGCTATCATTGAGCAACTGAAAAACACTGGAAACAAAGAAGCAGCAGCAGTAATTGGTAAAATTGTTGCTGAACGCGCTCTGGAAAAAGGTATCAAAGTAGTATCATTTGACCGTTCCGGTTTCCAATATCATGGTCGAGTCCAGGCACTGGCAGATGCTGCCCGTGAAGCTGGCCTTCAGTTCTAA
- the rplP gene encoding 50S ribosomal protein L16 — protein MLQPKRTKFRKVHKGRNRGLAAGADVSFGTYGLKAVGRGRLTARQIEAARRAMTRAVKRQGKIWIRVFPDKPITEKPLEVRMGKGKGNVEYWVALIQPGKVLYEMDGVPEELAREAFKLAAAKLPIKTTFVTKTVM, from the coding sequence ATGTTACAACCAAAGCGTACAAAATTCCGTAAAGTGCACAAAGGCCGCAACCGTGGCTTAGCTGCTGGTGCGGATGTAAGCTTCGGGACTTACGGTCTTAAAGCTGTGGGCCGTGGTCGTCTGACTGCACGTCAGATCGAAGCGGCACGTCGTGCAATGACCCGTGCAGTTAAGCGTCAGGGTAAAATCTGGATCCGTGTGTTCCCAGACAAACCAATCACTGAAAAGCCGCTCGAAGTCCGTATGGGTAAAGGTAAAGGTAACGTTGAGTATTGGGTTGCCTTAATCCAGCCAGGTAAAGTCCTATATGAAATGGATGGTGTGCCTGAAGAACTGGCCCGTGAAGCATTCAAGCTGGCGGCAGCAAAACTGCCTATCAAAACCACCTTTGTAACTAAGACGGTGATGTAA
- the rpsS gene encoding 30S ribosomal protein S19 encodes MPRSLKKGPFIDLHLLKKVEKAVESGDKKPVKTWSRRSTIFPNMIGLTIAVHNGRQHVPVYVSDEMVGHKLGEFAPTRTYRGHAADKKAKKK; translated from the coding sequence ATGCCACGTTCTCTCAAGAAAGGTCCTTTTATTGACCTGCACTTGCTGAAGAAGGTAGAGAAAGCGGTGGAAAGCGGTGACAAAAAGCCTGTTAAGACTTGGTCCCGTCGTTCAACGATCTTTCCTAACATGATCGGTTTGACCATCGCTGTCCATAATGGTCGTCAGCATGTTCCAGTTTACGTTTCCGACGAAATGGTTGGTCACAAACTGGGTGAATTCGCGCCGACCCGTACTTATCGCGGTCATGCAGCCGATAAAAAGGCTAAGAAAAAATAA
- the rplC gene encoding 50S ribosomal protein L3, with protein sequence MIGLVGKKVGMTRIFTEDGVSIPVTVIEIENNRVTQVRDLEKDGYRAIQVTTGSKKANRVLKPEAGHFAKAGVEAGRLLREFRLNEGEEYTVGQSISVEIFADVKKVDVTGTSKGKGFAGTVKRWNFRTQDATHGNSLSHRVPGSIGQNQTPGKVFKGKKMAGQLGNEQVTVQSLEVVRVDAERNLLLVKGAVPGATGSDLIVKPAVKA encoded by the coding sequence ATGATTGGTTTAGTCGGTAAGAAAGTAGGAATGACTCGTATCTTCACTGAAGATGGCGTTTCAATCCCTGTAACCGTTATCGAAATTGAAAACAACCGTGTTACTCAGGTCAGAGATCTAGAGAAAGACGGTTATCGTGCCATTCAGGTGACTACTGGTAGCAAAAAAGCTAACCGTGTACTGAAACCTGAAGCAGGTCATTTTGCTAAAGCTGGTGTTGAAGCTGGCCGCTTACTACGTGAATTCCGTCTGAATGAAGGCGAAGAATACACTGTAGGTCAAAGCATTAGCGTAGAAATTTTCGCTGACGTTAAAAAAGTCGACGTTACTGGAACATCTAAAGGTAAAGGTTTTGCTGGTACTGTAAAGCGCTGGAACTTCCGTACTCAAGATGCTACCCACGGTAACTCCTTGTCTCACCGTGTTCCGGGTTCTATCGGTCAGAACCAGACTCCGGGTAAGGTGTTCAAAGGCAAGAAAATGGCAGGTCAACTGGGTAACGAACAAGTTACCGTTCAGAGCCTGGAAGTAGTACGTGTTGACGCTGAGCGCAACCTGCTGCTGGTCAAAGGTGCTGTTCCAGGTGCAACTGGCAGTGACCTGATCGTTAAACCAGCTGTCAAGGCGTAA
- the rpmC gene encoding 50S ribosomal protein L29: protein MKAKELREKSVEELNTELLNLLREQFNLRMQAASGQLQQSHLLKQVRRNIARVKTLLTEKAGA, encoded by the coding sequence ATGAAAGCAAAAGAGCTGCGCGAAAAGAGCGTTGAAGAGCTGAACACAGAACTGCTGAACTTACTGCGTGAGCAGTTTAACCTGCGTATGCAGGCAGCAAGTGGTCAGTTACAACAGTCTCATCTGTTGAAACAAGTGCGTCGTAATATCGCACGCGTTAAGACTTTACTGACTGAGAAGGCGGGTGCGTAA